In Nostoc sp. UHCC 0926, a single genomic region encodes these proteins:
- a CDS encoding xanthine dehydrogenase family protein molybdopterin-binding subunit — MNKVIGTAINRKDGRAKVTGTATYAAEHQIPGLVHGYLVTASIANGQIKNIDTSVAEKAIGVIDVFTHKNSPKVFMPANDFRTSKIYEARLPLSDDKIHYAGQIIGLVVADTFERARDAAHLVKVEYTSQKPVVEAAKATFKEAPPQMGQELKFEKGNFAAGVASATTKLTATYKTAIELHAAMEPHAIIAHWEDANSLTVYEPSQWVLATGRTYAELFGLPTEQVHVVTPFLGGAFGSKAFPWPHGILCAAAARELQRPLRVVLTRRQMTANAGHRSETEQTMHLGATADGSLTAIAHEVKSCTSPVDVFTEPCTAVTPVMYTAPNLQLKQELAVLNIGTPTFMRGPGENPGMWAMESAMDELAWMLKIDPVELRLKNETKEHQREGQPFSAKHFADCLLLGAEQFGWKDRPKQPRSLTSDGKLVGWGMAAATYPGRRGAASVKVRLLPDGTAHVLTAGNDMGTGAYTVVAATAADALGLPVEQIHVELGDSLLPDGGMAGGSMMTASLVPAVMSACEQVLKTANAKTAQEAFATLSQSGQAAIEATASSAPGDETKKWAFQSWGAHFCEVSVDEEIGRLRVTRWVSVMDIGRVINSKTAASQVRGGVIMGIGQALMEECQVDPNIGYPVVYDLATYHFPAHADIPRIQVAFVGEPDLNFNPAGVRGVGEIAITGVSAAIANAVYHATGKRIRDLPITPDKLI, encoded by the coding sequence ATGAACAAAGTAATTGGGACTGCCATCAACCGTAAGGATGGACGGGCAAAGGTAACGGGCACGGCAACCTACGCCGCAGAACATCAAATTCCAGGTCTGGTTCACGGTTATCTTGTCACCGCCAGCATTGCCAATGGGCAAATTAAAAACATCGACACCAGTGTGGCAGAAAAGGCAATAGGTGTGATAGATGTTTTCACGCATAAAAACTCGCCGAAAGTGTTTATGCCAGCCAACGACTTTAGGACCTCGAAAATCTACGAGGCTCGTCTGCCGTTGTCGGATGACAAAATTCACTATGCAGGACAAATTATCGGTTTGGTAGTAGCAGACACCTTCGAGCGGGCGCGTGATGCGGCGCATTTGGTCAAGGTGGAATACACAAGCCAAAAGCCAGTCGTGGAAGCTGCAAAAGCCACCTTCAAGGAGGCACCACCGCAGATGGGTCAAGAGCTAAAGTTTGAAAAGGGGAATTTTGCGGCAGGGGTGGCGAGTGCAACAACGAAACTTACAGCCACCTACAAGACAGCCATCGAACTGCACGCGGCGATGGAACCCCATGCGATCATTGCCCACTGGGAAGATGCAAATTCTCTCACTGTTTACGAACCGTCTCAGTGGGTGTTGGCAACTGGGCGCACCTATGCAGAACTCTTTGGACTCCCAACTGAACAGGTTCATGTCGTCACACCTTTTTTGGGTGGAGCTTTCGGCTCTAAAGCCTTTCCCTGGCCCCACGGTATTCTCTGTGCTGCGGCTGCCCGTGAACTTCAGCGTCCTCTCAGAGTCGTCCTCACCCGACGGCAAATGACAGCGAACGCCGGACACCGCTCCGAAACCGAGCAAACTATGCACTTGGGAGCAACTGCTGATGGTAGTTTAACTGCGATCGCCCATGAGGTTAAATCCTGTACCTCACCAGTGGATGTCTTTACAGAACCCTGTACTGCGGTCACGCCAGTTATGTACACAGCGCCGAATTTGCAACTGAAGCAGGAACTAGCAGTGCTGAACATCGGTACACCAACATTCATGCGCGGGCCAGGAGAGAATCCTGGGATGTGGGCGATGGAGTCAGCGATGGACGAATTAGCCTGGATGCTAAAAATTGACCCGGTAGAACTGCGCCTGAAAAATGAAACTAAAGAACACCAACGCGAAGGTCAGCCATTCTCAGCCAAACATTTTGCTGACTGTTTGCTCTTGGGTGCAGAGCAATTTGGCTGGAAAGACAGACCAAAACAGCCCCGTTCTTTGACATCCGATGGGAAACTCGTTGGTTGGGGGATGGCGGCAGCAACCTACCCTGGCAGGCGAGGTGCAGCATCAGTCAAGGTACGGCTGCTACCAGATGGTACTGCCCATGTTCTCACTGCCGGGAATGACATGGGCACTGGCGCATATACCGTTGTTGCAGCCACAGCAGCAGACGCATTGGGGCTACCCGTCGAACAGATACATGTAGAGTTAGGCGACTCCTTGCTACCAGATGGAGGCATGGCGGGTGGTTCCATGATGACAGCATCTCTGGTTCCGGCGGTGATGTCAGCTTGTGAGCAAGTTCTGAAAACTGCTAATGCTAAGACCGCACAGGAGGCGTTTGCAACTCTTTCTCAGTCCGGCCAAGCAGCAATTGAGGCCACAGCATCCTCTGCTCCTGGCGATGAAACCAAGAAATGGGCGTTCCAATCTTGGGGCGCACATTTTTGCGAAGTTAGCGTGGATGAAGAAATCGGACGTTTGCGGGTGACGCGCTGGGTGTCAGTGATGGATATCGGGCGAGTCATCAACTCTAAGACAGCAGCCAGTCAAGTCCGTGGTGGCGTGATCATGGGTATCGGGCAAGCTTTAATGGAGGAGTGCCAAGTTGATCCAAACATTGGCTACCCCGTGGTTTATGACCTTGCTACCTATCACTTCCCAGCCCATGCAGATATTCCTCGCATTCAGGTGGCCTTCGTCGGCGAACCTGACCTCAACTTCAACCCAGCAGGTGTAAGAGGTGTAGGCGAAATTGCGATCACAGGTGTTTCAGCTGCGATCGCCAATGCAGTTTACCATGCCACAGGTAAGCGCATCCGTGATTTACCCATTACACCTGACAAGTTGATCTAA
- a CDS encoding 2Fe-2S iron-sulfur cluster-binding protein has product MEHKKRAEITSQPGFLGQALTVAGTAIAAPSLLNQATIAKEASQSNPGEINVKLTVNGEQQTLDLEPRVTLLDALRDRLGLVGSKKGCDHGQCGACTVLIDGERVYSCLTLAVMQEDKAIVTIEGLAKGDTLHPVQAAFIDNDGFQCGYCTPGQICASVALLDEVKRGCASVVTPDLASPPQLAELSEAEIKERLSGNLCRCSAYNGIVAAVQQVIGQKPPSPAAVMVNEPQEMLR; this is encoded by the coding sequence ATGGAACACAAAAAAAGGGCAGAAATAACATCTCAACCCGGTTTTTTGGGACAGGCACTGACTGTTGCCGGAACAGCTATAGCCGCTCCCTCATTACTCAATCAGGCAACTATAGCAAAGGAAGCTAGCCAAAGTAACCCAGGTGAGATCAACGTGAAACTTACTGTTAACGGTGAGCAGCAAACCCTCGACCTTGAGCCGCGTGTCACACTCTTAGATGCTCTGCGCGATCGCTTGGGGCTAGTGGGCAGCAAAAAGGGATGCGATCATGGGCAGTGTGGGGCCTGTACTGTTCTGATCGATGGTGAGCGAGTTTATTCCTGCCTGACTCTGGCAGTGATGCAGGAAGACAAAGCGATCGTCACCATTGAAGGGCTGGCGAAGGGCGATACTCTCCATCCAGTGCAGGCAGCATTTATTGACAACGATGGCTTCCAGTGCGGCTATTGTACCCCAGGGCAGATTTGTGCTTCTGTTGCCTTACTTGATGAAGTCAAACGTGGCTGTGCCAGCGTTGTCACACCGGATTTGGCTAGTCCCCCACAGTTGGCTGAACTCTCTGAAGCTGAAATCAAGGAGCGACTGAGTGGTAATCTCTGTCGATGTAGCGCTTACAACGGCATTGTGGCAGCAGTCCAGCAGGTAATAGGACAAAAACCGCCCTCTCCTGCCGCAGTGATGGTCAATGAACCCCAGGAGATGCTCAGATGA
- a CDS encoding alpha/beta hydrolase family protein — MTVRAFFEAAKVEGFQSPYDTIHLKILYPAQIHDQLEKSTGIEPANPENAPFPVVIFFNGYNCDAQQYQWLAVKLAERGLVVVLFNWITEGLSGVISLTPGIDFEKMKPTIYRTAPTASALPALLAKLEQLQNQGILAGMLDLQRIILGGHSAGGRVSMENADPRFFPGVAASFSYGASSTGFPIMGYEPGTILPLPDSLPLLLMGGTRDGFMVNSSELYGVSPGDATTPVIRTFQEAIAGGRDDSYVVILEGANHFSIVDQPDSTTGRSSLDLKATQPQENLHLLMSEIIGLFIDTYVRNQPEASQLLEQLLNTANPLIKSFERK, encoded by the coding sequence ATGACAGTTCGTGCTTTTTTTGAAGCTGCCAAAGTTGAAGGTTTCCAGTCACCTTACGATACCATTCACCTGAAAATTCTCTATCCAGCACAGATACACGATCAGTTAGAAAAAAGTACCGGAATTGAGCCAGCTAATCCAGAAAACGCACCTTTTCCAGTAGTGATTTTCTTCAATGGCTATAACTGTGATGCCCAACAATACCAATGGTTAGCGGTTAAATTGGCTGAACGTGGATTGGTAGTGGTTCTCTTTAATTGGATTACTGAAGGTCTATCAGGCGTAATTAGCCTCACACCTGGGATTGATTTTGAAAAGATGAAACCCACAATTTATCGTACTGCTCCCACAGCTTCGGCTTTGCCAGCACTTTTAGCTAAACTCGAACAGTTACAAAATCAGGGAATTTTAGCAGGAATGCTGGATTTACAACGGATCATTCTCGGTGGACACTCTGCGGGTGGTAGGGTATCTATGGAAAATGCTGACCCTCGGTTTTTCCCTGGAGTTGCTGCATCTTTTTCTTATGGTGCAAGTAGCACAGGATTTCCAATCATGGGGTATGAACCAGGAACCATCTTACCTTTACCAGATTCCCTACCACTTCTACTCATGGGAGGAACCCGTGATGGATTCATGGTTAACAGTAGTGAACTCTATGGTGTAAGTCCTGGGGATGCTACCACCCCAGTCATCCGTACATTCCAAGAAGCAATTGCTGGGGGACGAGATGACAGCTATGTAGTAATTTTAGAGGGAGCAAATCACTTTTCGATAGTTGATCAGCCAGACTCCACTACAGGTAGATCGTCTCTCGACTTAAAAGCTACTCAACCCCAAGAAAACTTGCATTTGCTAATGAGTGAAATTATTGGTCTGTTTATTGACACTTATGTTCGCAATCAACCAGAAGCATCTCAGTTGCTTGAGCAATTATTAAATACTGCCAATCCTCTGATAAAATCCTTTGAGCGTAAGTAG
- a CDS encoding SDR family oxidoreductase — MTSASYIFLAGASRGVGREIAQSLTGQQLKVKALLRTAAVAAQLEGIGIEVLLGDALNVGDVERAMLTDEPIDTVISTIGGLPSDVERPDYPGNRNLIDAAVKAGVQKFILVSSIGAGNSVVAASPQVLEVLGKVLAEKDKAEQHLIASGLTYTIIRPGGLKSEAATGNGVLTEDPQIIGSINRADVAQLVGRCLNSQRANNKILSAVDRNMLFGQREFAEFSLG; from the coding sequence ATGACAAGTGCATCTTATATTTTTCTGGCTGGAGCAAGTCGCGGTGTTGGTCGAGAAATTGCCCAATCCCTCACAGGACAACAGCTAAAGGTCAAAGCACTCCTGAGAACAGCAGCAGTTGCTGCTCAACTAGAAGGAATCGGTATTGAGGTACTTCTGGGAGATGCCTTGAATGTTGGCGATGTAGAACGGGCAATGCTGACAGATGAACCTATTGACACTGTTATCAGTACAATTGGCGGTTTACCATCAGATGTAGAAAGGCCAGATTACCCTGGTAATAGAAATCTGATCGATGCAGCAGTTAAAGCTGGGGTGCAAAAGTTTATTCTTGTGTCTTCCATAGGTGCTGGCAATAGTGTTGTTGCTGCGTCACCCCAAGTTTTAGAGGTACTGGGAAAAGTTTTAGCTGAGAAAGACAAAGCTGAACAACACTTAATTGCCAGTGGACTCACCTATACAATCATCCGTCCTGGTGGACTCAAGTCAGAAGCAGCAACGGGTAATGGCGTTTTGACTGAAGATCCGCAGATTATTGGTAGCATCAATCGTGCAGATGTCGCGCAGTTAGTTGGTCGCTGTTTAAATAGCCAACGCGCCAATAATAAAATTTTGTCAGCGGTAGACCGAAACATGCTGTTTGGGCAAAGAGAATTTGCAGAATTTAGTTTAGGTTAG
- a CDS encoding FAD binding domain-containing protein: MNNFTYARATSVKDAVERATNDQNAILIAGGTNLVDRLKVFLDEPSQLIDISRLEMKRIERTSEGGLSIGALVTNTAVADHPDVRRDYPILSRAILSGASQQIRNMATVGGNLLQRTRCPYYYDTAFPCNKRQPGSGCPAATGINRMHAILGASDQCVAVQPSDMCVPLAALDAVVVVEGPKGKRQIPLTDFHRLPGNTPQRDTNLEPGELITSVVLPPVPFAKSGVYLKLRDRTSYAFALVSVAAAVDLAGEQIQNVRLAMGGVAHKPWRSKEAEKFLIGKSANTATFQQAAEIALQEAKPLTHNSFKVDLAKRAIRRALTVSAKGGGVV; encoded by the coding sequence ATGAACAACTTCACTTACGCCCGTGCCACTTCTGTGAAAGATGCGGTTGAACGGGCAACAAATGACCAAAATGCGATATTGATTGCGGGCGGTACGAATTTGGTTGACCGTCTCAAGGTTTTCCTAGATGAGCCATCGCAACTTATCGACATTTCTCGATTAGAGATGAAGCGCATTGAACGCACAAGTGAGGGTGGTCTGAGCATTGGAGCGCTGGTAACTAACACAGCAGTAGCAGACCATCCTGATGTTCGCCGCGATTATCCAATACTGTCCCGGGCGATTCTTTCTGGTGCGTCTCAGCAAATCCGCAATATGGCAACCGTAGGGGGCAACCTACTGCAACGCACTCGCTGTCCCTACTACTACGATACCGCCTTCCCTTGCAACAAACGACAACCGGGAAGCGGCTGTCCGGCAGCAACGGGCATCAACCGGATGCACGCCATCCTTGGGGCCAGTGACCAATGCGTGGCAGTTCAACCCTCAGATATGTGTGTCCCTCTTGCGGCTCTGGATGCTGTTGTTGTTGTGGAAGGCCCCAAGGGTAAGCGGCAGATACCATTGACAGACTTTCACCGACTACCAGGGAACACACCCCAGCGAGATACAAACTTAGAGCCAGGTGAGTTGATTACCTCTGTGGTTCTGCCCCCAGTGCCGTTTGCCAAATCAGGGGTTTACTTAAAGTTACGCGATCGCACTTCCTATGCCTTTGCGTTAGTCTCTGTGGCAGCTGCGGTTGACTTAGCGGGTGAGCAGATTCAGAATGTGCGCTTGGCAATGGGTGGTGTAGCCCATAAACCTTGGCGCTCAAAGGAAGCAGAAAAGTTTTTGATCGGCAAGAGTGCCAATACTGCAACGTTTCAACAGGCGGCAGAAATTGCACTTCAAGAAGCTAAACCATTAACTCATAACAGTTTCAAAGTTGACTTGGCAAAGCGGGCAATTCGTCGCGCCCTCACGGTGTCAGCTAAAGGAGGAGGCGTAGTATGA